The DNA sequence CATTCGCTAACCTTCCCCGTGAAACGGGAGCCGTTTCGTTCATTGCGCAATTTAGCGAATTTTCGCTAATTATGTAAGGTGTGAGGGGAGGGAATAGTTCGGTGGGTTGGAAATATTGTGTGGGGAGGGGAGGGTTGGGGCGGTTATGTACACTTATTTGGATGATCTGTTGAGGAATTTAAGATGTAAGATTTTGCTGAAGGCCTGCAAGGGATCGGTATGCTGCATTCCTGTACATAGATTGACCTTCAACAAACAACGATCAACCAACCTTTACTCCCTTACACTTTTCAACCCTTCCAACCTTATGAGCCTCCGCCTACCTAACGGTGGCGTCAGGCTGTCCGTCCTTTCAGTCCTCCCATCCTTAGGCCCTGCGCGCTCCGCTTGCCGCGCTCACCTGTTCGGTTCGCGGGATTTTTGGGAGGGGGGAATATACGTCTCATCCAAGAACTTCTGGGGCACAGTGATATTAAAATCAAGCTGAAGTACACACACACGTAAGCCAGCAAACGCTGCGCAAAAAAAGCGGTAGTCCTTTCGATGATCTTTTTTTGTAGAAGTAGGTCAAAATGGGTATTTTGTTCGCGTGTAAGTAAGTTACCCAAGATACTCCGCTGCGCTCCGCATCTTGGGCAACGTTTTCGGGCAAGCCCGTGTTGATCACATTTTTAATTATTTAATGTATTTTGTGTTTTTTTTCAACTAGTATACTTAAAAGGTGATACAGAAATAATACCCCTCAAGTGAAAATTAAAGAAATTAGAATAAAAAGGTACCGTTCCATTCTAGATCTAAAACTAGAAATTGATTCTCTTGACGAAATCGCAACAATCTGTGGAGCGAATAATGTAGGAAAGACCAATGTGTTAAAAGCTGTTAACCTATTCTTTAATTCAGAGCAATATGATTCTACAAGGGATAGTCCTAATCATAAATTTTATGGATCACGTGGAGGAAAAGTATATCCTGAGATTTTGTTAGTATTTCAATCCACGGATAAACTTTTCTCGGTAAAGAAAGAATTCGGGCTCGATGGCTTAGAATCGACTACAGGAACCAGAACATTTATTGGTACCAAAAATACAAAGAACTTAACAGAAATAGAGATAAATGAAGTGATTAAGAAAATTGCCTTCTTTTTCATCCCATCAATCAATGTATCAACTCCTGATTTAATTAATAGTTTGGTTGAAGATATATATGACATAGAGTATGATAAGTCTAGGTTTAGAGGACTAAAACAGCAATTAAAGGAATCGTTTGAAAACTACATTAATGGTATAGTTGAGATTCTTAATTCTCTTGCCGGCGAAATAAACCCTTTATTTCAGGAATTCAATGATAATTGGCAAGTGGGATTTGAATTTACATCAGATGTTAAGAAATTTAGAGACTTAATTTCTACAGATATAGATTTTTTCCTTAATGACAAGTCTAATCGACATATCAGTGGAAAGGGCTCAGGTCTACAGCGAATCGGCTACATTCTATTACATAGCAGAATTATTAGTAAAATTTCTAAAAGAACCCCTATTCTTCTAATCGATGAACCTGATGTTTATCTTCATCAAGGACTTCAAAAAAAACTTCATGTACACCTAAAAAGCATGTGTGGAAAATGTCAAATAATCCTTACAACACATTCTCCTATATTTATTGACAGCTATTCTTTGGTGAATGTGTTTTTGTTAGATTTAGAAATTGGTGATAAACAATTATATAAAAGAACTAACAAAGAATTTTATGCACTTAGAACAGTTTCAGTAGATTTAAATAATGATAGTGGATTCAAAAGAATCCGTGAATACTTAGGGATAAGTCTTGATGACTTTGAACTGCTTGATGGCTATAATGTAATGGTAGAAGGAGGATCAGACCTAAGATATATTCAAGAACTTGGACGATTTTATTCTTTTGAAGTTCCAAATATTATTACAACTCATGGCGTAACAAAATATGAGAAGCAGCTAGCGTTTTATAATACTTTTTATAAGGATAAAGATATTAGACCTAAAATAAGAGTACTATTCGATAATGACATGGAGGGTAGAGAAGCTTATAAAAAAATTATCAAAAATCAGAGTAAAGATATATATAAATATATTGAAGTAAAATGTGAGTTTATACCAACTTATAGCGGTGAATTTCCAACTCATGAAAACGTAATAGGAAATAAGGTTTTTTGTAATCATGAAATCGAAGATTTTATCTATCCTGAAGTATTCTTAGAGCTAGCTAATAATATATTAGGTAAAAGAAATTTTAAAAAAGTAAATATTTCAGACCTTAAAGCAAAAATAGAGGCGAAAGCGTTTAAAGAAAAAGGAATATTAAACAATTTCGACATATGTAAGAACGAAAGTAATCCAGAAGATGGTAATCAAATTGATTTCTCAAACAATACAATTAAAGAAGGCCTTGCTAAACAATTTACAATAGAAGGAAATAAGAAAATGGCAGATAAAATTACAAAGCTAGATCAAAAACATGCCTATGTCAAGATGTTTATAAAAGAACTATGTGAGGTATTTTAAATATAATTGATAATGTGCCCAACAAAAAAGCCTCAAAGCCCAACAGAGCGTAGCGATGGCTGGCGTTGAGGTTCAACACGGCCTATACGCACATGCTCCTTCGTCGCACTTTGGCTACTGCGGACGTTGAACAAAACCACCTCCGTTTCCTACGCTTAATCCCTTGTTTTTTAATTGATTAGTCATCTGTTCTTCGCTAATTTTGTTTCCTCATTCACAAAACAAAAAGCGATGAAAACGAAAGAAGCTTATCAGCAAGGATTGTGCACGTATTTGATCTTGAAGAACTACAGCGCGGCGACGATCTCGGAGCATGGTTGTGCTTTTCGACAGTTTTTGGACTGGCGTATAGAGGGGAAGCATGGAGAGGATTTCACCCCCGAGCAAGCGCGACAATATTTGCTCTACCGTTACGAACAGGGCTTGAAGTGGCAGACCATCAACGGGGACTATTCGGCGATCCAGAAGTTTTTATCTTTTTTTCGATCAGTTGGTAGGAAAATGCGGTGCAGAACTACCGAAAAAAGCCTAAATTAGTCGGTAAGTAAAACAAACGAAATGCGCTTTTCCACTACAGTCGTTATCGATAAACTCTACCAGGGGTGGTAAATGTCTTAAGACAGGTCCAACGGCTCGTCGCCAAAGGCTTTGGCCGTCGGCGACTGATCTGTCTGCGCTGGTGATGGGAAGGTGAAGAGCTTTGGGTGGTGAGGGCGCAGACAGGCTTTTGAGTTCAATTAGTAAGAGAAATGAAGAAGTTGAACAAAATAATTGTGGTACTAGCCATATTTTTTGGAGTTTTAAGCTGTCAACCAGAAGTTCCAAGAGAGTATCTTGAATTCCCTATTAAAGAGTATATAGTTGATGTAACCTCTGACACAACATTATTTGGCGATCAAGGAACGAGAATTTTTATCGGCAGAGAGACTTTTCAATTTCAAGATGGTAAAATTGTCACTGATTCTATAAAGATCGAGCTGAAGGAATTTTACAAAAAATCAGATATAATTCTAGCCGAACTATCAACTGAATCAAATGGAATTATTTTGGAAACAGGTGGAATGCTACATATTAGGGCAATGGCAAATGGAGAAGAATTAGAAATTAGACCAGACAAAAGAATAGTGGTG is a window from the Lewinella sp. LCG006 genome containing:
- a CDS encoding ATP-dependent endonuclease, producing the protein MKIKEIRIKRYRSILDLKLEIDSLDEIATICGANNVGKTNVLKAVNLFFNSEQYDSTRDSPNHKFYGSRGGKVYPEILLVFQSTDKLFSVKKEFGLDGLESTTGTRTFIGTKNTKNLTEIEINEVIKKIAFFFIPSINVSTPDLINSLVEDIYDIEYDKSRFRGLKQQLKESFENYINGIVEILNSLAGEINPLFQEFNDNWQVGFEFTSDVKKFRDLISTDIDFFLNDKSNRHISGKGSGLQRIGYILLHSRIISKISKRTPILLIDEPDVYLHQGLQKKLHVHLKSMCGKCQIILTTHSPIFIDSYSLVNVFLLDLEIGDKQLYKRTNKEFYALRTVSVDLNNDSGFKRIREYLGISLDDFELLDGYNVMVEGGSDLRYIQELGRFYSFEVPNIITTHGVTKYEKQLAFYNTFYKDKDIRPKIRVLFDNDMEGREAYKKIIKNQSKDIYKYIEVKCEFIPTYSGEFPTHENVIGNKVFCNHEIEDFIYPEVFLELANNILGKRNFKKVNISDLKAKIEAKAFKEKGILNNFDICKNESNPEDGNQIDFSNNTIKEGLAKQFTIEGNKKMADKITKLDQKHAYVKMFIKELCEVF
- a CDS encoding phage integrase N-terminal SAM-like domain-containing protein; this encodes MKTKEAYQQGLCTYLILKNYSAATISEHGCAFRQFLDWRIEGKHGEDFTPEQARQYLLYRYEQGLKWQTINGDYSAIQKFLSFFRSVGRKMRCRTTEKSLN